In Leishmania mexicana MHOM/GT/2001/U1103 complete genome, chromosome 17, the following proteins share a genomic window:
- a CDS encoding ysine decarboxylase-like protein, with protein MVVAAVFTIKLRDGEAEQKFLDAFAPLYQHSVRNEPGTLTYELHQVFENGQPVPLQYLVLERYNSMRDFEDTHLKSAPLQNLFKVVAGIAVEEQKLTVYSSVASQPAMDSRPQVWSDKDVDDPLLQKGVLVFAGSRSGSKPAYTQEAKALAKYIVEEAKQPVVYGGGTVGIMGALAKEAQALNGKIISIIPNALSEREVSGAMIGDRIYTAATMSERKSIMFAHSNTVVALPGGVGTFDELLEVITLFQLNAYRPKIGIVNVDGFFDPFVALLRHLIAEGFVEEKVFDFLVIKPTAVEVMEALKSFVPPPSPFSTLIWTSRP; from the coding sequence ATGGTTGTGGCGGCCGTCTTCACCATCaagctgcgcgacggcgaggcggagcagaAGTTCCTCGACGCCTTCGCCCCGCTGTATCAGCACTCCGTTCGCAATGAGCCAGGCACTCTCACCTACGAGCTGCATCAGGTCTTCGAGAATGGCCAGCCGGTGCCGCTACAGTACCTCGTACTGGAGCGCTACAACAGCATGCGCGACTTTGAAGACACTCACCTGAAGAGCGCGCCCCTCCAGAACCTCTTTAAAGTCGTAGCCGGGATCGCCGTTGAGGAACAGAAGCTAACGGTGtacagcagcgtcgcgtcGCAGCCGGCAATGGACAGCAGGCCACAGGTGTGGTCTGACAAGGACGTGGAcgacccgctgctgcagaaggGTGTGCTGGTTTTCGCCGgttcgcgcagcggcagcaagcCCGCGTACACGCAGGAGGCCAAGGCTCTCGCCAAGTACATTGTCGAAGAGGCGAAGCAGCCTGTCGTCTACGGCGGTGGCACAGTCGGTATTATGGGTGCGttggcgaaggaggcgcaggcacTGAATGGCAAGATCATCTCCATCATCCCCAACGCCCTGTCGGAGCGCGAGGTATCGGGGGCGATGATTGGCGACCGCATCTACACAGCAGCTACCATGTCGGAGCGGAAGAGCATCATGTTTGCCCACTCCAACACGGTGGTCGCGCTGCcaggcggcgtcggcaccTTTgatgagctgctggaggtgaTCACGCTGTTCCAGCTCAACGCCTATCGGCCCAAGATCGGCATTGTGAATGTCGACGGCTTTTTCGACCCTTTCGTTGCGCTTTTGAGGCACCTCATTGCCGAGGGCTTCGTGGAGGAGAAGGTCTTCGACTTTCTGGTGATCAAGCCAACCGCGGTCGAGGTCATGGAAGCGCTCAAGTCctttgtgccgccgccgagcccGTTTTCCACGCTGATCTGGACAAGTCGGCCCTAG
- a CDS encoding guanosine monophosphate reductase, protein MAALGSLPTLPEGLTYDDVLLIPQRSPVRSRKAVNTNTRLSRNIHLKIPIVASNMDTVCEDKTAVTMAREGGIGILHRFCSIEEQCAMVRKVKRAQSFLIEEPRMILPSATKAEALEELNWSGRKGGVSCLMVVDDFTSRRLCGVLSKSDLVFATDSALVETLMTPVSRMVVSTNTAITLEEAREVMRVKRTNNIPLLGPKGELLYLITQSDILKLTGNRNATLDSRGRLVVGAAIGVKKEDHKRAAALVDAGVDVLVVDIAHGHSDLCIDMVKALKASPLTSKVDIIAGNIATAEGAQDLIDAGADGLKIGVGPGSICITRLVAGSGVPQLSAVMDCARVAKKHGVPCIADGGVKTAGDICKAIAAGADTVMLGNMLAGTDEAPGRVLVKDGKKVKIIRGMAGFGANVSKAEREKRVDEDVFNDLVPEGVEGSVPCKGPLAPILKQLVGGLRSGISYCGSHSIADMQQRARFVRMSGAGLRESGSHDISKL, encoded by the coding sequence ATGGCGGCCCTGGGCAGTCTTCCCACCCTCCCTGAGGGACTCACCTACGATGACGTTCTACTCATCCCGCAGCGCAGCCCTGTGCGCTCTCGCAAGGCCGTcaacacaaacacacgcctCAGCCGCAACATTCACCTCAAGATTCCCATCGTCGCCAGCAACATGGACACCGTGTGCGAGGACAAGACGGCCGTGACGATGGCGCGCGAAGGCGGCATTGGCATCCTGCACCGCTTCTGTAGCATTGAGGAACAGTGCGCGATGGTGCGCAAGGTGAAGCGCGCCCAGTCCTTCCTGATTGAAGAACCGCGCATGATCCTGCCGTCGGCGACGAAGGCAGAGGCTCTCGAGGAGCTGAACTGGTCCGGCCGAAAGGGCGGTGTCAGCTGCCTAATGGTGGTGGACGACTTCACCAGCCGCCGCCTGTGCGGGGTGCTCAGCAAGAGCGACCTTGTCTTTGCAACCGACTCCGCCCTCGTCGAAACCCTCATGACCCCGGTGAGCCGAATGGTCGTCTCGACCAACACCGCCATCACCCTGGAGGAGGCTCGCGAGGTCATGCGCGTGAAGCGGACCAACAACATTCCGCTGCTGGGTCCCAAAGGAGAGCTGCTCTACCTCATCACTCAGTCGGACATTTTGAAGCTGACTGGCAACCGCAACGCCACCCTTGACTCGCGTGGCCGCCTCGttgtcggcgccgccatcggcgTGAAGAAAGAGGATCACAAGCGTGCTGCCGCCCTAGTGGACGCCGGCGTGGACGTGCTCGTCGTGGATATCGCGCACGGCCACAGCGACCTCTGCATCGACATGGTGAAAGCACTCAAGGCGAGCCCGCTCACCAGCAAGGTCGACATCATCGCCGGCAACATCGCCACGGCGGAGGGCGCGCAGGACCTCATCGACGCGGGAGCAGATGGCTTGAAGATTGGTGTGGGTCCGGGCAGCATCTGCATTACCCGGCTCGTGGCCGGCTCcggcgtgccgcagctgtcTGCTGTGATGGACTGTGCTCGCGTGGCGAAGAAGCATGGTGTGCCGTGCATcgccgacggtggcgtcAAGACTGCCGGGGACATCTGCAAGGCGATTGCTGCGGGCGCGGACACGGTGATGTTGGGCAACATGCTGGCGGGCACAGACGAGGCTCCAGGCCGCGTTCTTGTAAAGGACGGCAAGAAGGTGAAGATCATTCGCGGCATGGCTGGCTTTGGCGCGAACGTCAGCAAGGCGGAGCGCGAAAAACGCGTTGACGAGGACGTCTTTAATGATCTCGTGCCGGAGGGTGTCGAGGGCAGCGTGCCGTGCAAGGGCCCCCTCGCACCAATTTTAAAGCAACTTGTCGGTGGCCTGCGCTCCGGCATCTCGTACTGCGGCTCCCACAGCATTGCGGAtatgcagcagcgcgcaaGGTTTGTGCGCATGTCGGGTGCCGGTTTGCGGGAGAGCGGCAGCCACGATATCTCGAAGCTGTAA
- a CDS encoding putative OSM3-like kinesin: MGKKDQAAAAENIKVLVRCRPFSEKESAMGHKSCVDLDMAQNTVTVKSIIGEPDRWTFDAVINNSFSQEDIFTQFIMPLTESVLSGFNATVFAYGQSGSGKTHTMTGVMGNSTLEGVIPRCVMHIFDSVQKMKNESPSTTVSMYVSFMELYNGKVRDLLAKQQVSLDIRENKDHTFFVKGAVVAQVKFPEDVIRHLEEGTDRRRVASTELNADSSRSHSVFSLILECTETLEDGSTRAVSSKLNLVDLAGSERQGKTGASGDTLKEGCNINLSLSALGTVIDTIVKGGTHVPFRSSPLTMLLKDSLGGNSKTVMFANINPSERNMSETVSTLRFADRAKQIKNKPVVNMDSKDQKIAELTEIVKELREKLAKYETQGTAGLEEEVVQLQEKIGQLEVQLDNATKSREADLVDYEMSKATLAAERQTFNTRLLSMEDEIAQLQNQLQISESGGAAMQSQLNDVWTQCYNYFLTPTEKAAQSLEQLQVTLTLEEVLRNAKKKVEGGGESSLKKIQSLTADLKVSQAEHRATKKELKTSKAQLERHLAELKEELAEWKRASVAPGNSIGDGQAAVGMGQQQDYTMQEKLLAAIKLDDKGAAAIKLLREENEKLRHQLMPATSPLPDSTAALAAPQQNSASISKNATADSAVLLELQSSTSAAAQKAAAISSLQAELEEAKAKVEHVTASRESLYAELEAQRTELTNLESTVAQHDRQLAEMQQEYEVKLAAATRSEDEVARLEARLRERSDQLEQMRTLLEKQKAIIIKNNEKAEYFQISLREKTEALVVLEQQFREQLENKDAQMQQLINKRVAEFSEQRSAELNEKSLRQKKLKKKLHKLQEELSKWEERFDMKVCECEDLRKALEEKKVEQMRLLRRIELSDDEAEALEQKEQIQNALERAKQERRRKDDLFAMGEVRSAKSVVRRGTTDPSDDAEYP, encoded by the coding sequence ATGGGCAAGAAAGACcaggccgccgcggcggagaaCATTAAGGTGCTCGTCCGATGCCGTCCGTTTAGCGAGAAGGAGAGCGCGATGGGTCACAAGAGCTGCGTCGACCTTGACATGGCGCAGAACACCGTGACCGTGAAGAGCATCATTGGCGAGCCCGATCGCTGGACCTTTGACGCGGTGATCAACAACAGCTTCTCCCAGGAGGACATCTTCACCCAGTTCATTATGCCACTAACGGAGTCCGTGCTCAGCGGCTTCAACGCGACAGTATTCGCCTACGGCCAGTCCGGCTCTGGTAAGACACACACGATGACGGGTGTGATGGGCAACAGCACGCTGGAGGGTGTGATCCCCCGCTGCGTCATGCACATTTTCGACTCCGTGCAGAAGATGAAAAACGAATCACCGAGCACGACCGTCAGCATGTATGTGTCCTTCATGGAGTTGTACAATGGTAAGGTGCGCGACCTGCTAGCGAAGCAGCAGGTGTCATTGGACATCCGCGAAAACAAGGACCACACTTTTTTTGTGAAAGGTGCCGTTGTGGCGCAGGTCAAGTTCCCGGAGGATGTTATTCGGCACCTGGAGGAGGGCACAGACCGTCGCCGCGTCGCGTCCACGGAGCTGAACGCCGACAGCAGCCGCTCGCACTCCGTTTTCTCCCTCATTCTGGAGTGCACCGAGACCCTCGAAGACGGCAGCACCCGCGCCGTGTCGAGCAAGCTGAACCTGGTGGATCTTGCCGGCTCGGAGCGCCAGGGCAAGACAGGCGCCTCGGGTGACACGCTGAAGGAGGGGTGTAACATCAACCTCTCGTTGAGCGCGCTCGGCACCGTCATCGACACCATTGTCAAGGGCGGCACCCACGTGCCGTTCCGCAGTAGCCCTCTGACGATGCTGCTGAAGGACTCGCTTGGTGGAAACAGCAAGACCGTCATGTTTGCGAACATCAACCCCAGCGAGCGCAACATGTCGGAGACGGTGTCGACGCTGCGCTTTGCCGACCGCGCCAAGCAGATCAAGAACAAGCCGGTCGTGAACATGGACTCGAAGGATCAGAAGATCGCGGAACTGACGGAAATAgtgaaggagctgcgcgagaaACTGGCCAAGTACGAGACCCAGGGCACGGCTgggctggaggaggaggtggtgcagcttcAAGAGAAGATAGGTCAACTGGAAGTGCAGCTGGACAACGCCACGAAGAGCCGTGAAGCGGATTTGGTCGACTACGAGATGTCGAAGGCCACTCTTGCAGCCGAGCGGCAGACCTTTAACACCCGCCTCCTTTCCATGGAAGACGAAATTGCCCAACTGCAGAATCAGCTGCAGATCTCGGAGAGCGGCGGGGCGGCCATGCAGTCCCAGCTGAACGACGTCTGGACGCAGTGCTACAACTACTTCCTGACACcgacggagaaggcggcgcagagtctggagcagctgcaggtcACTCTGACACTCGAGGAGGTACTGCGAAACGCCAAGAAGAAGGTCGAAGGAGGCGGTGAGTCGTCCCTGAAGAAGATCCAGTCGCTGACGGCGGACCTCAAGGTGTCACAGGCAGAGCACAGGGCAACCAAGAAGGAGCTTAAGACCAgcaaggcgcagctggagcggcaCCTGGCGGAGTtgaaggaggagctggccgAGTGGAAGAGAGCCTCGGTCGCACCCGGCAACAGCATCGGCGATGGTCAAGCTGCGGTGGGAatggggcagcagcaggactACACAATgcaggagaagctgctggcAGCGATTAAGCTCGACGACAAGGGCGCGGCAGCGATCAAGCTTTTACGTGAGGAAAACGAGAAGCTGCGACACCAGCTGATGCCGGCAacctctcctctgcctgaCTCGACCGCTGCGCTGGCCGCACCCCAGCAAAACTCGGCCTCCATCTCAAAGAACGCGACGGCGGACtcagcggtgctgctggagctgcagtCGTCCACAAGTGCGGCGGCTCAGAAAGCCGCAGCCATTAGCAGCCTCCAGGCGGAGCTtgaggaggcgaaggccaAGGTGGAGCACGTGACTGCTTCTCGCGAGTCTCTCTacgcggagctggaggctcAACGCACGGAGCTCACCAACTTGGAGTCcaccgtggcgcagcacgaCCGGCAGCTCGCCGAAATGCAGCAGGAGTACGAGGTGAAACTGGCAGCTGCCACTCGCTcagaggacgaggtggcgcGGCTGGAAGCCCGCCTGCGCGAGCGCTCTGACCAACTAGAGCAGATGCGCACATTGCTGGAGAAGCAGAAGGCCATCATCATAAAGAACAATGAGAAGGCGGAGTATTTCCAGATCTCTCTACGGGAAAAGACGGAGGCCCTCGTGGTGCTGGAACAGCAGTTCcgcgagcagctggagaacaAGGATGCGCagatgcagcagctcatcaaTAAGCGCGTCGCCGAGTTTTCTGAGCAGCGAAGCGCTGAACTGAATGAAAAGTCGCTCCGTCAGAAGAAGCTGAAGAAGAAGCTCCATAAGCTGCAGGAGGAACTGAGCAAGTGGGAAGAGCGGTTCGACATGAAGGTGTGCGAGTGCGAGGACCTCCGCAAAGCTCTggaggagaagaaggtgGAGCAgatgcgcctgctgcgccgcatcgagCTCTCCGATGACGAGGCCGAGGCCTTGGAGCAGAAGGAGCAGATCCAGAACGCCCTCGAGCGCGCAAAGCAGGAGCGCCGTCGCAAGGACGACCTCTTCGCCATGGGTGAGGTGCGCAGCGCCAAGTCCGTTGTGCGGCGTGGCACGACAGACCCCTCAGACGACGCCGAGTACCCGTAA
- a CDS encoding putative protein kinase, with product MSDMCSNGNVANPQLSTLLTSPTRRSETSSAFERLGSSQSSLLSTPMTRRLQGCMTNEPPDFRALPASHTSPSSLAFTTADLASVDSDKRMWNVYRRQDGWVRSPNTNCPAPPCRQLHPSGHYSTPVTSLAPPPAPQQGKTSPHEPTRPASGRTASRSIARERDGNTRSMPRFSSVSSIATPFRDLDQHPPSESALFPTSSSEGCPHRYPVSPAKPLSPMRKGKSPITGRSPSSHALGGARRFSSSVEGTSVFKEMLALNHDAVCASSEATASSRGYGRRRYSANTSPLHDRGHIGDALTASTDQRMFLQMKRQSQLWLSDNTGRRFSNAPIGSTARRSVRRSSSSHTVDQGGQSASSIPPSAVMGVISREDFAHRLGGDSMQGLSPLPQLHPQQLQQLPASSSAPPLPRTRTPMASIMRDHAPCSSLRPPELTPAAMERSPERRESAETLVDSSCYTPPIFVEQQRQQQHQPLSTPLMDQPTEHSTASVPERGSFGHRVSLCNRHRRSVANDVIFTAGSSSGSSAQPAPPHPNGESSMSLTVPALSPPPPWTPREALYWMRNRLTLQEQEEMLGCDMVYYCGPPVQPRTACGATDRATPPPSTHHTLEGTASVRSLPKNKEEVASFTAPSSSYFPIALGMHISFRYEVMEVLGIGTFSIVVRAVDHAASPLSPERYCALKLIRRELLYQNAAQAEWAICEQLKECCAAMRPRSGSSFREDASGVTTDYRSRASVHRKPSPSLPSTLPWLSMADQRTLLFGSVLTPRSRFEYHGYHVIVFPLLGFSVRDVVELQRESREAKAGHALSASSSLLPASAPPSQTGGQAAVTLPAEVVCSVLAQLAHALHFMHHCAHILHGDIKPENIVFVDRAVCGSSSSINGHLAESGGAASQPPPPRPPSQQQLFQAPLPHSGDAGPLSTPLSTHPFHRPFLGFPSPSLSSTPAPPPPPVTHSGTGPRRSHATEYLERRSSADVGYRESPNSSMSACSSPLPCLTAPHPPPRNTEIADGPDRGATSMTCSRSVQHLGDEAASSSQRRPSGGDLLDQCITDGASVSLAGRSRCMTGSCTGVLIPSPHSTSIGAGFVEGSVGYGAASTTPSEAPHCSSGSSREVSPSYTARSGHDSSGGDEVTSTVRPSGLTRLTYALPHAMAASTAATTSSRIALIDLGHAHHILPGTTATAFPLQSPSYRCPEMSLRLPYTTAIDMWSVGCVLYELHTGHGLFPDVCDDATMLQSAVRVLGMPDASFLATVKACWRKYKQHKTGTVRATARAQGDVTSSDTGSQKVQLHLRQAHPQESRLAADGEDGKQDEETIIVERCWREFIQVLNNAAGHQREHERRLKCQQESSTPPVMENSQRSPRKAGLSLANGSGCTTMWETAEQLALLKVMFPAGQAHESDQCFSLPSKCDWDRYAWVDFLLGCLYWDAGERLTAAEAQAHPYLASNFSPEVIAATAVTANNTAASSGMDRKDAVDDATMSASGVSAASSPAVPGRVVPLTIHPTHCSGLHYLRRHPLTARLFESAAEAASQPSSPHGSHSNTRDDAAPLLTPLLMSPSAIVLFELPSSHRTAPSARMWEEHQRHLSLCYNSALGVHSMFQNPAERVALSPYRNSNHRRNLFDGTESYPFRVTFSGSDQGTESSVVVSAESSGRDNLAGTQKSRNDDQTSAVTVLPLN from the coding sequence ATGTCGGACATGTGTAGCAATGGAAATGTCGCCAATCCGCAGCTCTCGACGCTCCTCACCTCGCcaacgcggcgcagcgagaCCTCTTCCGCATTTGAACGGCTCGGCTCATCTCAGTCGTCGTTGTTGTCAACGCCAATGACGCGGCGTCTGCAGGGATGCATGACGAACGAGCCCCCCGACTTTCGTGCGCTGCCAGCTTCGCACACCTCACCATCGTCACTCGCCTTCACCACGGCGGATCTGGCGAGTGTGGACAGCGACAAGCGAATGTGGAATGTGTACAGGCGCCAGGATGGCTGGGTGAGGTCACCCAACACGAATtgccccgcccccccttgccggcagctgcaccctAGTGGCCATTACTCGACCCCCGTCACATCccttgcgccgccgccagcgccgcagcagggcaAGACCTCTCCACACGAACCCACTCGTCCCGCTTCCGGTCGCACCGCCAGCAGATCCATTGCCCGCGAACGCGACGGAAACACACGCTCCATGCCGCGCTTCTCATCCGTGTCAAGCATCGCTACTCCCTTTCGGGACCTCGACCAGCACCCTCCATCCGAGTCCGCTTTGTTCCCTACCAGCTCGAGCGAGGGCTGCCCTCACAGGTATCCCGTCTCCCCTGCAaagccgctgtcgccgatGAGAAAGGGCAAGTCACCCATCACCGGCCGCAGTCCATCGTCCCATGCACTGGGTGGTGCACGCCGCTTTTCCAGTTCTGTAGAGGGAACGTCAGTGTTCAAGGAGATGCTGGCTCTCAATCACGACGCCGTTTGTGCCTCAAGTGAAGCAACCGCGTCGTCGCGGGGATACGGCCGTCGCCGCTACAGTGCCAACACGAGCCCCCTGCATGATAGGGGCCACATCGGGGATGCCTTGACAGCGTCGACAGATCAGCGGATGTTTCTGCAGATGAAGAGGCAGTCGCAACTCTGGCTCTCTGACAACACCGGCCGCCGTTTCAGCAATGCCCCCATCGGGAGCACAGCCCGCCGGAgcgtgaggcgcagcagcagcagtcacACGGTAGATCAAGGCGGCCAGTCAGCTTCCTCAATCCCTCCCTCAGCTGTGATGGGGGTGATTTCACGTGAGGACTTTGCTCACCGCCTAGGTGGCGATAGCATGCAAggcctctcccctcttccccaaCTACATCCACAACAGTTGCAGCAACTCCCTGCTTcttcctccgcccccccGTTGCCGCGGACCAGAACTCCCATGGCGAGTATCATGCGCGACCACGCCCCGTGTTCTTCGCTCAGACCGCCGGAGCTGACCCCGGCAGCGATGGAGCGATCGCCGGAGCGGCGCGAGAGTGCAGAAACGCTGGTGGACTCCTCCTGCTACACTCCGCCAATCTtcgtcgagcagcagcgacagcagcagcaccagcctcTGTCAACCCCGCTGATGGACCAACCGACGGAGCACAGCACCGCCAGTGTACCAGAGCGTGGTTCTTTTGGTCACCGCGTCAGCCTCTGCAATCGGCACCGCAGGTCCGTAGCCAACGACGTCATCTTCACGGCTGGTagtagcagcggcagctctgcGCAACCGGCACCCCCGCACCCAAATGGGGAGTCGTCTATGTCCTTGACGGTACCCGCActgtcgccaccaccaccgtggACGCCTAGAGAGGCGCTGTACTGGATGCGAAATCGCCtcacgctgcaggagcaggaggagatgctGGGGTGCGACATGGTATATTACTGCGGGCCCCCCGTGCAACCGCGCACGGCATGCGGGGCAACAGACCGCGCAACACCTCCGCCGTCAACCCACCACACCTTGGAGGGGACTGCAAGCGTCAGAAGCCTTCCGAAAAACAAGGAGGAGGTAGCATCTTTCAccgccccctcttcctcgtaCTTCCCGATCGCCCTAGGCATGCACATATCCTTCCGCTACGAGGTGATGGAGGTGCTGGGGATCGGCACGTTCAGTATCGTTGTGCGCGCTGTCGACCACGcagcctcgcctctctcccctgaGCGGTACTGTGCGTTGAAGCTGATTCGGCGCGAGTTGCTCTACCAGAACGCGGCACAGGCAGAGTGGGCCATCTGCGAGCAACTGAAGGagtgctgcgcagcgatgCGCCCGCGCAGTGGAAGCAGCTTTAGGGAGGACGCAAGCGGGGTCACCACCGACTATCGGTCCAGGGCATCGGTGCATCGCAAACCCTCTCCATCGTTGCCATCAACGTTGCCTTGGTTGTCCATGGCGGACCAGCGCACGCTGCTCTTTGGCTCGGTGCTTACCCCACGCAGCCGCTTCGAGTACCACGGCTACCACGTCATTGTCTTTCCTCTCCTCGGCTTCAGCGTGCGCGATGTGGTGGAACTGCAGCGCGAGTCGCGAGAAGCGAAGGCTGGTCACGCCCTAAGCGCGTCCTCTTCCCTACTGCCCGCTAGTGCGCCACCCTCGCAGACTGGCGGCCAAGCGGCGGTGACATTACCGGCCGAGGTAGTCTGCAGCGttctcgcgcagctcgcgcaTGCCCTTCACTTCATGCACCACTGCGCGCACATCCTCCACGGCGACATCAAGCCGGAGAACATCGTGTTTGTGGATCGCGctgtgtgcggcagcagcagcagcatcaacgGCCATCTTGCCGAGTCTGGTGGTGCTGCGAGTCAACCACCCCCGCCACgcccgccttcgcagcagcagctgttcCAAGCCCCGCTCCCCCACAGTGGTGATGCTGgtcccctctccaccccgcTCAGCACGCATCCCTTCCATCGGCCGTTCCTCGGTTtcccgtcgccgtcgctctcgagcacacctgcgcctcctccgcctcccgtcacgcacagcggcactgGGCCCCGTCGCTCTCATGCGACTGAATACCTGGAGAGGCGCTCCAGCGCGGACGTCGGCTACCGCGAAAGTCCCAACAGCAGCATGTCAGCGTGCTCCTCGCCTCTGCCGTGTCTGACGGCcccgcacccgcctccgcgGAACACTGAAATCGCCGACGGCCCTGACAGAGGCGCCACGAGTATGACCTGCAGCCGCAGTgtgcagcacctcggcgACGAAGCGGCGAGCAGCTCTCAGCGGCGTCCCTCCGGCGGAGATCTGCTTGATCAGTGCATCACTGATGGTGCCTCGGTTTCGCTTGCAGGACGCTCACGCTGTATGACAGGCAGTTGCACTGGTGTTCTCATCCCCTCACCGCACTCCACGTCAATTGGCGCAGGATTTGTGGAGGGGTCGGTGGGGTATGGGGCGGCGTCCACGACCCCTAGCGAGGCGCCGCACTGCAGTAGCGGGAGCAGCCGAGAGGTAAGTCCTAGCTACACAGCCCGCTCAGGCCACGACAGTAGCGGTGGCGATGAGGTAACCAGCACCGTCAGACCCTCGGGCCTCACTCGGCTGACTTACGCGCTGCCTCACGCAATGGCTGCATCAACAGCTGCAACAACCTCGTCGCGGATTGCCCTCATCGACCTTGGCCACGCTCATCACATCCTCCCTGggaccaccgccaccgccttcccTCTTCAGTCGCCGTCCTACCGCTGCCCTGAGATGTCTCTGCGCCTGCCgtacaccaccgccatcgacATGTGGTCGGTCGGGTGCGTCCTCTATGAGCTCCACACGGGTCACGGCCTCTTCCCCGATGTTTGTGACGACGCGACGATGCTGCAGTCGGCGGTGCGGGTACTTGGGATGCCAGACGCATCCTTTCTCGCTACTGTGAAGGCCTGCTGGAGGAAGTATAAACAGCACAAAACAGGCACAGTCAGGGCGACCGCCCGCGCGCAGGGCGATGTGACCTCATCGGACACCGGTTCACAGAAGGTCCAGCTGCACTTGCGTCAGGCGCACCCGCAAGAGTCACGGCTAGCTGCAGATGGCGAGGACGGAAAACAAGACGAGGAGACCATCATTGTGgagcggtgctggcgcgaGTTCATCCAGGTGCTGAATAATGCCGCCGGACACCAGCGAGAACACGAGCGACGTCTCAAGTGCCAACAAGAGTCGAGCACACCACCAGTCATGGAGAACTCCCAGCGAAGCCCGAGGAAAGCAGGCTTATCTCTCGCAAACGGCAGCGGGTGCACGACTATGTGGGAGACGGCGGAGCAACTGGCGCTGTTGAAGGTAATGTTTCCCGCTGGACAAGCTCACGAGTCCGATCAGTGTTTCTCTTTGCCAAGCAAGTGTGACTGGGATCGGTATGCGTGGGTGGATTTCTTGCTGGGTTGCCTCTACTGGGACGCTGGGGAGCGACTTacagcggcggaggcgcaggcccACCCGTATCTCGCATCCAACTTCTCTCCTGAAGTGATAGCCGCAACGGCTGTGACCGCCAACAACACTGCTGCGTCGTCGGGGATGGACAGAAAGGACGCAGTAGACGATGCAACGATGAGCGCCTCCGGTGTCTCTGCCGCCTCTAGTCCTGCCGTTCCGGGAAGGGTAGTGCCCCTCACCATACACCCCACGCACTGCTCAGGACTCCACTACCTCCGGCGCCACCCCTTGACGGCTCGCCTCTTCGAgtcagcggcagaggcggctaGTCAGCCCAGCAGCCCGCATGGCAGCCACTCCAACACCAGGGAcgacgcagcaccgctcTTGACACCGCTCCTGATGAGCCCTTCCGCCATTGTGTTGTTCGAGCTCCCCTCTAGCCACCGTACGGCACCGTCAGCGCGCATGTGGGAAGAGCATCAGCGGCATCTGTCTCTGTGCTACAACTCGGCTCTGGGCGTTCACTCCATGTTCCAGAACCCGGCCGAGCGAGTGGCTCTGTCACCGTACCGCAACAGCAACCACCGCCGCAACCTCTTCGATGGCACGGAGAGCTACCCCTTCCGGGTCACCTTCTCCGGAAGTGACCAAGGGACGGAGagctccgtcgtcgtctccgcCGAGTCGTCCGGGCGCGACAACCTCGCCGGCACGCAAAAGTCACGCAACGACGATCAGACGTCAGCAGTGACGGTGCTGCCCCTCAACTGA